The sequence TGCTCGACGTCTTCAAGGAGCGTCAGGCTCCGCGAACCTCCATCGGCTTCGGGGAGGTGCGCGTCACCCAGCGTTTTGTGGGCTTTAAGAAGATCAAGTTCGGCACTGGCGAGAACATCGGCTACGGGGAACTCAACCTTCCGGAGCTCGATCTGCACACGATGGCCTACTGGCTGCAACTCAAAGCCGACGACTTCAAAGATCGCGTGCCCTCAAGTCTGGTGGCCGATCAATGGGTGCGCCTTGTTGAGGGGGTGGGTGAGGTGCTGAAGACCACGGCCAGCTTAAAGATGATGTGCGACTGGCGTGATCTTGAGCTGTGCATCGGCTCAGTGGCCAACGATCAGTGGTGGTCGCAGGGCCCGGGGGGGCTGACCGTGCGCGATGCCTCCGGTGAGGAGCAGGACTTTGAAGCGGGCCAGATCGCGCCCTCTCTTTATGAGCCGCATATCTATCTCTACGATCGCTACCCCGGAGGCGTGGGGCTTGGCGAAGGGCTCTTTGATGAACACGAGATCTTTATGGGCATGGCCCGCGATCTCGTGCGCAGCTGCCCCTGTGAGGCCGGCTGCCCCTCATGTGTGGGGCCTCCCGGGGAGAGTGCTACGCCCATTAAAGACTCCGTGGAGACGATTCTCGAAGTGCTCAGTCGGCGTGACGCGTCCAGCTCGCGCTGAATCCGACCCTGGTATGAAAAAACGCCGGACGTCGCCGACCTCTACAGGGTCGCGACGTCCGGCGTTTTTTTGTTTCATCACGGTGTTTCCAGACGCGTTTACTTCGTGTCTTTGTCTTCCGACGCACCGAGGGAGCGGGGCTCAACGACCTTATCGATCAAGCCGTACTCCAGCGCCTCGTTGGCGCTCATGTAGTAGTCGCGGTCGGTGTCTTTCTGGATGCGCTCCATCGACTGGCCGGTCTGCTCGACAAGGATCTCATTGAGGCGCTCGCGCAAACGCAGGATCTCGCGGGCCTGGATCTCGATGTCGGTGGCCTGTCCGCCGATCCCCCCACGCATCAGGGGTTGGTGGATCAGGATGCGGGAGTTGGGAAGCGCGTAGCGCATACCCTTTTCGCCGGCGGTTAGAAGCAGCGCGCCCATGGAAGCAGCCTGACCCATGCAAATCGTCGAGACGCGCGGGCGGATATAACGCATCGTATCGTAGATCGAGAGGCCGGCGGTGACGCTTCCCCCGGGGGAGTTGATGTAGAGGCTGATGTCCTTGTCGGGATCATCGCTCTCCAGGAAGAGGAGCTGGGCGACGATGGCGTTGGCCACGTCGTCAGTGACCGGGGTGCCCAGAAAGACGATGCGGTCTTTGAGCAGGCGACTGTAGATGTCCCAGCCGCGCTCACCGCGGTGGGTCTGCTCGACGACGTAGGGGATAAAACCCATAGCATTGCTCTCGTAATAAGGTTCATTGAGGGGGCGCCTCACGGCACCAAAATCAGCCGCTGACAATGTGGTCACCACGGCACAAAATTGCAACCCACAGGTCGGTGCAATCATTCGCGATGCACGGGACTCAGCGCCGTTTTTTGGAGCGATGTCCCCCGCGTGAGCTGCGTTTTTTTCGTGCTTCGGGGGCGTCGATAAGCTCGACGATGAGGCTGCCGTAATCCCCCTCGGGGGTGCGTTCCGGGGCGTAGCCACGCACGTAGCGCAGCCCGGGGCCTTCGAGCCACTCGAGCACCGCTGGCTTGAGAACCGGACCATCTTCGGAGTGAAGGCCGCGGCCGTGGATCACGCGGACATAGCGTGGATCGTCGCTCTTCCACCACTGGTGCAGATAGAGTTCCAGCTGGCGAAGGGCGTCTTCCAGGGTGTCTCCGCGCAGGTTAATTTGCCCTGTGCGCTGGCCGATGGCGACCTGTTGGTAGCGTGTGATCAGCGCGCGCTGGCTGCGCGTCAAGGGCGGGATGTGGCTCAAACCCTCATCGTCGCGGGGGAGCGAGGGGGTGATGAGCCCGTTATCGGGCTCGGGCTCCTCATCGGGATCGTCGGCTCTGCGCAGCTCGCGGTTTTTGCCGTGCTGCGGGCGCACGCGCTCGTCGCGCTCCAGCGCTTTGGCGCCGGCGACTGCGCGCATAAAGAGCGCGGCGTCACGGGCCTCAAAGACATGCTGGCGCGCGTCTTCTTCGGCCTGAGGGTCGGGGGATTCGTTTTTCGGCGCTCGCTCGGAGCGCGAGGCGGCGGAGGTGGCGTGAGGGTCGGGGGGAAGCTCCGCGGAGGCCTCCCCCTGGTATTTCCCCTGAAAGATGCGCGAGGGATCGAGTTTCTCGACCGCCATCTCAAAAAGCTCTTCGTCGCTCAGCGGTGTTTGCTCGGGCTCGGAAGGCGTTTGAGCCTCGGGAGGCGCTTTCTGCGCAGATGGCTTCGATGCCTTTGGCCCGGGGGCCCTGGAGGCCTCCGAGCTCCGACCGGGCTTTAAGTCCAGATCGAGCTTTTTGAGTTGATCGGCCAGTGGACCCAGCCCGGATTTGCCTCGCTTCTTCTGACTCAACGCATCTTCCTCGGCGCCACACGCCGCTTCAATGGGCTTACTTCTCGGCCTTCTTCATCTCCTCGGGGAGCTCAACCTCAGCGGGCTCAAAGGGGATGGAGACACGAACCTTGCCGCTACGTGCGAAATGATCGGCCGGAAACTCAAAGGTTAAGCTCTCGGCGGCATCAGGACGCTCAAAGAGCGCGAAGTCGCTGACCGAGGCACCGGCGGCGATCTCGGTGTCGCGCTCCAGCTGCCCCTCGGCGGTGGTGTTCGAGGGGAGGCGCACCCGGTTGAGGCTTCCCGTCGCACGCTGCAGGCGCGCGCCCTTACGGCCGGAGAGGTCGCGATGGCCCGGCTCAAAATTCACCGCTGCGTCGCCCTGGTTGGTCAGCTTGTAGTCGATGCGCAGCACCGGTTCGGCGCTGTAGCCCTCTTTATCGCTGTTATCTTTGAGCTTGATGTAGCTCTGATCGACCGCCGTCACCTCAAAGCTCACGCCTTCAAAGTCGATGCTCTGGCCGACCTCATAGACCGTGGGCCCCTCGGGCGTGGAGGGCTGGTAGGTCAGCCCAAAGAGCACCGGGTTTTTGCCGCGATGCATCGAGGGCGGAAGGCTCAGTACCAGATCGCGCACTGAGGCGTCTGGAAGCTCAAAGAGAAAGACGTCGCTGATCGACTCCCCGGGGGCCAGCGTGGTGGTCGTGGTGACCTGGCCAGGCAGAGTGCCCCGATCGAGGTAAACCCCGCTGATCGGTGCCTTGGAAAACTCCGCCAGCGGTGTCTCGGCCGATGGGGCCGGATAGAGCAGAGGCGTGGAGCCCTCGGTCATCTGCTGGCTGGCGTGGCTGGGGCTGTACACGACATTGTCTTCGCCAGCGTTGGTGACGGTCACCGGAATGGTGAGCACCGGACGCGGATACTCAATGGTGCTTCCCTGGTCGTCGAGCTCCAGGTAGCGCGCGCTGTACTGCCCGGGCTCAAAGGTGACCCCGCCGATGGTCTGGGCCTGGTTGGCCGGCCCGACGGTCACGGCCTCCTCACAGGCGGTCAGGCTTACGATGGCGGCGAGGCTGGCGAGCGTTGGGACAAGACGCGATCCCCGAGGGGTGAACATAATGTATGACCTGCGTTTGGAGTGGTTGCGCGTGCGCTGTGTCAGACGCGCTCTGGCGCCAAAACGTGGATGCGCGGAGGGTAACAAAGGCCGTTTCGGGCGGTCAACATGCGACGCAGCGCGTCGCCACTACTCTAACCCATCTTTACCCGGCTGGCTTTCCGCGCGACGTCAAACTTTGTTATACCTGAGCGTTGTGAGCCGACGCGGACGCCTGGATGCTTGCTGCAATCAGCATCGCTGACGCGCGGGAGCACGCGGTCTGAGTACCCTGCGCGTTTCTATGCTACAGCCGGAGCGTGCCGGGTTCTACCTCACCATGCCATGTGCAGAAGCTGATGCCGATGCAGATTTGGCGTCAACGCCAGCTCACAGCGTACGACTTCGAGATACAACACAAGGGCGCGAAGGCGCCTTACTGGTTGCCCGGGATAAATAGCATGATGGCGAGTGGTAGAAGAGCAGGGCGCGCAGCATCGGTGGTGCTGATGCTGGCAGTTTTGGTGAGCGCCGGATGCGTTCAGGAGTACGACCTGGAGCGGCGCGTCCCTGAGCGCGGAACCCTCGGCGAGGAACTCCACGCCATCTGGCTTAAGGATACGCGCCGCGGCGCGGTGAAACCCGAGGATCGCAGCACGCTTTTGGAGGCGCGCCGCGATGAGTTTGTCGGCGCCGTCGACCGCGCCGTGCCCGCCGGCACCGAGCATGAGCTCGACAACTTCCTTCAGGCGATTCTCCCGGCCATTGAGCAGGGCTACTTCCCGGCATTAACCCGTCGCCTGCCTTTGATCATGGAAGAGGCAGCGAACGACGAGGAGCTCCTCGACTTTATCCTCAATCAACCTGAGGTCGGTCCGACCGACTACCTCTCGCCACGCCACCAGGGACGTTTCTTCTACGAGCTTTCGCTCTTTGAACAGAGCACCGCTCTGATGGGCCATATGGGACGTGTGCTCGCCGAACAGGATGGCTTCGACGACCAGGGCAACCCCGACATCAGCCAGCCCGCCGCCGGCAGCAACCTCTTACGCGCGCTGGCCGAAGGGTTGGAGAACGATCCGCCGGAGATCGCCACCGACCGCGTCTCGGTGATGCTTCGCGATATGCTGCTGAAGGGCGATCCGCGCTATCTCAATGGCGAATCGAGTCGCCTGGCGCTGGTGGCGCTTTTCGACGATCGAGGCATGCCTGAAGTACGATTGCGCCCCGATGGAAGCATGCCCGCGCCCTTCATCGACGGTGACGGCGATGGCCTGGCGGATCTTGACGCTCAGGGCCGCTTTGAGATGACCGAGGGTCCCGCTCTGGCCATCAAACCCTTAAGCGATGATCCCTCGCCGCATCCCTTGATGATGCGCGATCTTTTCGGGCGGTTGCAGTTCGCGCAAAACGATTTCGTGTTTGAGTATGTTGACTTAAGCGAGACGTCGCTTCCCTTCCTGGTAAACCTGGGGGCGGGGCTCGCTGCCGAAGATGCCGTGTACCACGGGGCGGCCGCAGCCCGCTCGCTGCTCGGACCGGCGGTCGTCGGCCAGGATGCGCGCGGGCCTTATCCCTCCTACTCGCCGGAACATCCGATGGTCGATGTGGTCGATGCGATCATCAGCGGCCTCTCCATCACGGAGCTTCCCGAGGTCATGGAGCTGACCTCGCGCTTCGTGCAGCAGTCCACCGGGGGCCTGGCTCATTTCTCCTTTGCGATCAGCGATGCCATCGAGGCGATCGAAGACGCGCCGGCGGCCGAGCTCGGAGACAACTCCACGCTGGTCCACGATCTTTTGCCGGTTCTGCGCGAGATCGCCGCCGACCCCGATCTCTGGGAAGATGTCTTCATCGCACTGCGCGAGCCCATCATGGAGCGCAGCGGGGAGGCGATGCTCACCCTGCTTCGCCACAAAAATCTGCAGGCGGTTCCCGCAGACGACGGCCTCTACAACGCCTGCTTTGAGCAATGCGACGCCGATCTACAGATCGGCACGGTGGCGCGTTTTGAGTGCATCCGCGCCTGCCCCTCCGATGAGATCTTCCGTGAGGCGATGGACTACTCCCAGCCGGAGTCGCCCGAGAATCGCAGTATGTTCCAGCGCGTCTTCCACCTGCTGCGTGATACCGCTGGTACTCCTTACGTGATGAATATCGAGGAGGTGGTGGTGCCAGGGGTCGATATGATCGACATGCCTCCGATGCTGGAGCTACCCGGCTCAGCCGAAGCCTTTATGAAAGCAGTCGCCGGTGATCTTCTGCTCTCCGACTACATCAGCGACGATTTTACCAACAGCGAGATCGGCGAGTTGTTGGAACTTCTCAATGAGCTGGTGCCCGGAGCGGTGGATGACGAAACCGTGGGCGGCATGCTCAGCGTAGCCAGTCAGCTCTTCGGTGTTCGCCTCGACCCCAGCCCGACCCCCGCGCAGATCACGCGCCTCTTTAACAAGCCGCGCCTGCGCTTTGAGGACGAGAACAACGGGTACGTCCTCGAGGTGACAAGCCCCACCTGCAGAGATGGCTACGTGATGGCCAGCCACCACGCCGACGGGCTCTACGCGGCGGAGGCCAGCGGTCTTATCGACGTGCTCCACCCCCTGGCGAAAGCGTTCAGCCGGCACGATCGCGAAGAGCTGCTTATGCGTATCTTCGAGGTGATTCATGACCACTACTCCGGCCGCGTCGACCTTTATTTTGACCGCGCGGGCAACCGCAGCCCCATGAAGGGCGCTAACCTGGTTAGCCTGGAGCCTGCCCTCGACGCGATCTTTGAGCGTGGTCACGTCTTCGCCGGTTTGCGTGCGCTGGCGCTCTCCACGGCCCATGTTCGCGATGATGAGGGCGTCAACGTCGATGAGCGCCTGCGCCAGTTGATCTACGCCTGGCTGCGCGCCGACGACCGCTATACGACCCGCGCCGGCGAATCGACGCTGGTGCTGGCCGACGGTCGCACGCTCGACGAGGTCAGCCGTGTCGATATCATCGTCGACCGCC comes from Lujinxingia sediminis and encodes:
- the clpP gene encoding ATP-dependent Clp endopeptidase proteolytic subunit ClpP, with product MGFIPYVVEQTHRGERGWDIYSRLLKDRIVFLGTPVTDDVANAIVAQLLFLESDDPDKDISLYINSPGGSVTAGLSIYDTMRYIRPRVSTICMGQAASMGALLLTAGEKGMRYALPNSRILIHQPLMRGGIGGQATDIEIQAREILRLRERLNEILVEQTGQSMERIQKDTDRDYYMSANEALEYGLIDKVVEPRSLGASEDKDTK
- a CDS encoding Smr/MutS family protein, translated to MSQKKRGKSGLGPLADQLKKLDLDLKPGRSSEASRAPGPKASKPSAQKAPPEAQTPSEPEQTPLSDEELFEMAVEKLDPSRIFQGKYQGEASAELPPDPHATSAASRSERAPKNESPDPQAEEDARQHVFEARDAALFMRAVAGAKALERDERVRPQHGKNRELRRADDPDEEPEPDNGLITPSLPRDDEGLSHIPPLTRSQRALITRYQQVAIGQRTGQINLRGDTLEDALRQLELYLHQWWKSDDPRYVRVIHGRGLHSEDGPVLKPAVLEWLEGPGLRYVRGYAPERTPEGDYGSLIVELIDAPEARKKRSSRGGHRSKKRR